The following coding sequences are from one Salvia hispanica cultivar TCC Black 2014 chromosome 3, UniMelb_Shisp_WGS_1.0, whole genome shotgun sequence window:
- the LOC125209396 gene encoding probable leucine-rich repeat receptor-like protein kinase At1g68400 isoform X1, protein MAAKLKPNPTASFFFFFNLLLHHCAAHPDATPLLTFKSTADPSNSLLTSWNSSSDPCTSWLGVSCLHNRVAHLILENSTLQNPLPPSLASLIHLRVLSLKQNRFTAPIPDLSNLTSLNLLFLSENRFSGEFPPSLISLSNLYRLDLSRNRFSGEIPLSANRLTHLLTLRLEENSFSGAIPDLHLPNLQEFNVSGNNLTGAIPSSFSKFPASSFWGNPALCGPPLEKCGAIASPVSPKTTVSSSPTAIPVETNPNSPAKAKHKGKFSNIAIIGIIIGDLFVLGLVSLLLYCYFWRNYSSMLNSEKSSVQAEKIVYSSSPYPNPAQSERGKMVFFDGERRFELEDLLRASAEMLGKGGFGTAYKAILDDGNVVAVKRLKDLNVAGKREFEQQMEVLGRLRHPNLIGLKAYYFARDEKLLVHEFMPNGNLFWLLHGNRGPGRTPLDWTTRLKIAAGVARGLAFIHSSGALLKLVHGNIKSTNVLIDKLGNAKLSDYGLSVFASPSSAPKSSGYRAPEAALDGRKLTSKSDVYSFGVLLLELLTGKCPSVVDSGGPGIGYSGVVDLPRWVQSVVREEWTAEVFDLELMRYRDIEEEMVGLLQIAMACTQAAPEQRPKMSYVVKMIEELRGVEVSASDDALESVSESPSASEDICRASE, encoded by the exons ATGGCGGCAAAACTAAAACCAAACCCTACagcttccttcttcttcttcttcaacctcctcctccaccactGCGCCGCCCACCCCGACGCCACCCCTCTCCTCACCTTCAAATCCACCGCCGACCCCTCCAACTCCCTCCTCACCTCCTGGAACTCCTCCTCCGACCCATGCACCTCCTGGCTCGGCGTCTCCTGCCTCCACAACCGCGTCGCCCACTTAATCCTCGAAAACTCCACCCTCCAAAACCCCCTCCCCCCCTCCCTCGCCTCCCTCATCCACCTCCGCGTCCTCAGCCTCAAGCAAAACCGCTTCACCGCTCCAATTCCCGACCTCTCCAACCTCACCTCCTTAA ATCTCCTCTTCCTCTCCGAAAACCGCTTCTCCGGCGAGTTTCCGCCCTCGCTAATTTCACTCTCCAACCTCTACCGCCTCGATCTCTCCCGCAACCGCTTCTCCGGCGAAATCCCCCTCTCCGCCAACCGCCTCACGCATTTGCTTACCCTCCGCCTCGAGGAGAACTCCTTCTCCGGCGCAATTCCCGATTTACACTTGCCGAATTTGCAGGAATTCAATGTTTCGGGGAATAATCTCACCGGAGCTATACCTAGCTCGTTTTCTAAATTTCCTGCGTCGTCGTTTTGGGGGAATCCGGCATTGTGCGGGCCGCCGCTGGAGAAATGTGGTGCAATTGCGTCGCCGGTGAGCCCTAAAACGACGGTCTCCTCCTCTCCGACTGCAATTCCGGTGGAGACTAACCCTAATTCACCAGCGAAAGCGAAGCACAAGGGTAAATTTAGCAACATTGCTATAATTGGTATTATAATTGGGGATTTATTTGTTCTAGGGTTAGTTTCTCTGCTTTTATATTGCTATTTCTGGAGGAACTATTCGAGTATGCTGAATTCGGAGAAGAGCAGTGTGCAAGCGGAGAAAATCGTGTATTCGTCGAGCCCGTACCCGAACCCGGCCCAGTCGGAGAGGGGGAAGATGGTGTTCTTCGACGGGGAGAGGAGGTTCGAGCTCGAGGACTTGCTGAGGGCGTCGGCCGAGATGCTGGGGAAGGGCGGGTTTGGGACGGCCTACAAGGCGATTTTGGACGACGGGAATGTGGTGGCGGTGAAGAGGTTGAAGGATTTGAATGTGGCCGGGAAGCGGGAATTTGAGCAGCAGATGGAGGTGTTGGGGCGGCTCCGCCACCCGAATTTGATCGGGTTGAAGGCGTACTACTTCGCTCGGGATGAGAAGCTGTTGGTTCATGAGTTCATGCCTAATGGGAACTTGTTTTGGCTACTTCATG GTAACCGAGGCCCGGGTAGGACTCCGTTGGACTGGACCACGAGGTTAAAGATCGCAGCAGGAGTAGCACGGGGTCTAGCCTTCATCCACAGCTCGGGGGCCCTCCTTAAGCTCGTGCACGGCAACATCAAGTCCACGAACGTCCTCATCGACAAGCTAGGCAACGCCAAGCTATCCGACTACGGCCTCTCGGTCTTCGCATCGCCCTCGTCCGCCCCTAAATCCAGCGGCTACCGCGCCCCGGAGGCAGCTCTGGACGGCCGGAAGCTGACCTCGAAATCCGATGTCTACTCGTTCGGGGTCCTACTGCTGGAGCTCCTGACCGGGAAATGCCCCTCGGTGGTCGACAGCGGCGGGCCGGGGATCGGGTACAGTGGGGTCGTCGATCTGCCGAGGTGGGTGCAGTCTGTGGTGAGGGAGGAGTGGACGGCCGAGGTGTTCGACCTGGAGCTCATGCGGTACAGGGATATCGAGGAGGAGATGGTGGGGCTGCTGCAGATCGCGATGGCGTGCACGCAGGCGGCGCCGGAACAGAGGCCGAAGATGAGCTATGTGGTGAAGATGATAGAGGAGTTGAGAGGGGTGGAGGTGTCGGCATCGGACGACGCGCTTGAGTCGGTGTCGGAGTCGCCGTCGGCGTCGGAGGATATCTGCAGAGCTAGTGAATGA
- the LOC125209396 gene encoding probable leucine-rich repeat receptor-like protein kinase At1g68400 isoform X3, which yields MAAKLKPNPTASFFFFFNLLLHHCAAHPDATPLLTFKSTADPSNSLLTSWNSSSDPCTSWLGVSCLHNRVAHLILENSTLQNPLPPSLASLIHLRVLSLKQNRFTAPIPDLSNLTSLNLLFLSENRFSGEFPPSLISLSNLYRLDLSRNRFSGEIPLSANRLTHLLTLRLEENSFSGATPDLHLPNLHEFNVSGNNLTGAIPSSFSKFPASSFWGNPALCGPPLEKCGAIASPVSPKTTVSSSPTAIPKCGAIASPVSPKTTVSSSPTAIPVETNPNSPAKAKHKGKFSNIAIIGIIIGDLFVLGLVSLLLYCYFWRNYSSMLNSEKSSVQAEKIVYSSSPYPNPAQSERGKMVFFDGERRFELEDLLRASAEMLGKGGFGTAYKAILDDGNVVAVKRLKDLNVAGKREFEQQMEVLGRLRHPNLIGLKAYYFARDEKLLVHEFMPNGNLFWLLHGNRGPGRTPLDWTTRLKIAAGVARGLAFIHSSGALLKLVHGNIKSTNVLIDKLGNAKLSDYGLSVFASPSSAPKSSGYRAPEAALDGRKLTSKSDVYSFGVLLLELLTGKCPSVVDSGGPGIGYSGVVDLPRWVQSVVREEWTAEVFDLELMRYRDIEEEMVGLLQIAMACTQAAPEQRPKMSYVVKMIEELRGVEVSASDDALESVSESPSASEDICRASE from the exons ATGGCGGCAAAACTAAAACCAAACCCTACagcttccttcttcttcttcttcaacctcctcctccaccactGCGCCGCCCACCCCGACGCCACCCCTCTCCTCACCTTCAAATCCACCGCCGACCCCTCCAACTCCCTCCTCACCTCCTGGAACTCCTCCTCCGACCCATGCACCTCCTGGCTCGGCGTCTCCTGCCTCCACAACCGCGTCGCCCACTTAATCCTCGAAAACTCCACCCTCCAAAACCCCCTCCCCCCCTCCCTCGCCTCCCTCATCCACCTCCGCGTCCTCAGCCTCAAGCAAAACCGCTTCACCGCTCCAATTCCCGACCTCTCCAACCTCACCTCCTTAAATCTCCTCTTCCTCTCCGAAAACCGCTTCTCCGGCGAGTTTCCGCCCTCGCTAATTTCACTCTCCAACCTCTACCGCCTCGATCTCTCCCGCAACCGCTTCTCCGGCGAAATCCCCCTCTCCGCCAACCGCCTCACGCATTTGCTTACCCTCCGCCTCGAGGAGAACTCCTTCTCCGGCGCAACTCCCGATTTACACTTGCCGAATTTGCATGAATTCAATGTTTCGGGGAATAATCTCACCGGAGCTATACCTAGCTCGTTTTCTAAATTTCCTGCGTCGTCGTTTTGGGGGAATCCGGCATTGTGCGGGCCGCCGCTGGAGAAATGTGGTGCAATTGCGTCGCCGGTGAGCCCTAAAACGACGGTCTCCTCCTCTCCGACTGCAATTCCG AAATGTGGTGCAATTGCGTCGCCGGTGAGCCCTAAAACGACGGTCTCCTCCTCTCCGACTGCAATTCCGGTGGAGACTAACCCTAATTCACCAGCGAAAGCGAAGCACAAGGGTAAATTTAGCAACATTGCTATAATTGGTATTATAATTGGGGATTTATTTGTTCTAGGGTTAGTTTCTCTGCTTTTATATTGCTATTTCTGGAGGAACTATTCGAGTATGCTGAATTCGGAGAAGAGCAGTGTGCAAGCGGAGAAAATCGTGTATTCGTCGAGCCCGTACCCGAACCCGGCCCAGTCGGAGAGGGGGAAGATGGTGTTCTTCGACGGGGAGAGGAGGTTCGAGCTCGAGGACTTGCTGAGGGCGTCGGCCGAGATGCTGGGGAAGGGCGGGTTTGGGACGGCCTACAAGGCGATTTTGGACGACGGGAATGTGGTGGCGGTGAAGAGGTTGAAGGATTTGAATGTGGCCGGGAAGCGGGAATTTGAGCAGCAGATGGAGGTGTTGGGGCGGCTCCGCCACCCGAATTTGATCGGGTTGAAGGCGTACTACTTCGCTCGGGATGAGAAGCTGTTGGTTCATGAGTTCATGCCTAATGGGAACTTGTTTTGGCTACTTCATG GTAACCGAGGCCCGGGTAGGACTCCGTTGGACTGGACCACGAGGTTAAAGATCGCAGCAGGAGTAGCACGGGGTCTAGCCTTCATCCACAGCTCGGGGGCCCTCCTTAAGCTCGTGCACGGCAACATCAAGTCCACGAACGTCCTCATCGACAAGCTAGGCAACGCCAAGCTATCCGACTACGGCCTCTCGGTCTTCGCATCGCCCTCGTCCGCCCCTAAATCCAGCGGCTACCGCGCCCCGGAGGCAGCTCTGGACGGCCGGAAGCTGACCTCGAAATCCGATGTCTACTCGTTCGGGGTCCTACTGCTGGAGCTCCTGACCGGGAAATGCCCCTCGGTGGTCGACAGCGGCGGGCCGGGGATCGGGTACAGTGGGGTCGTCGATCTGCCGAGGTGGGTGCAGTCTGTGGTGAGGGAGGAGTGGACGGCCGAGGTGTTCGACCTGGAGCTCATGCGGTACAGGGATATCGAGGAGGAGATGGTGGGGCTGCTGCAGATCGCGATGGCGTGCACGCAGGCGGCGCCGGAACAGAGGCCGAAGATGAGCTATGTGGTGAAGATGATAGAGGAGTTGAGAGGGGTGGAGGTGTCGGCATCGGACGACGCGCTTGAGTCGGTGTCGGAGTCGCCGTCGGCGTCGGAGGATATCTGCAGAGCTAGTGAATGA
- the LOC125209396 gene encoding probable leucine-rich repeat receptor-like protein kinase At1g68400 isoform X2: MAAKLKPNPTASFFFFFNLLLHHCAAHPDATPLLTFKSTADPSNSLLTSWNSSSDPCTSWLGVSCLHNRVAHLILENSTLQNPLPPSLASLIHLRVLSLKQNRFTAPIPDLSNLTSLNLLFLSENRFSGEFPPSLISLSNLYRLDLSRNRFSGEIPLSANRLTHLLTLRLEENSFSGATPDLHLPNLHEFNVSGNNLTGAIPSSFSKFPASSFWGNPALCGPPLEKCGAIASPVSPKTTVSSSPTAIPVETNPNSPAKAKHKGKFSNIAIIGIIIGDLFVLGLVSLLLYCYFWRNYSSMLNSEKSSVQAEKIVYSSSPYPNPAQSERGKMVFFDGERRFELEDLLRASAEMLGKGGFGTAYKAILDDGNVVAVKRLKDLNVAGKREFEQQMEVLGRLRHPNLIGLKAYYFARDEKLLVHEFMPNGNLFWLLHGNRGPGRTPLDWTTRLKIAAGVARGLAFIHSSGALLKLVHGNIKSTNVLIDKLGNAKLSDYGLSVFASPSSAPKSSGYRAPEAALDGRKLTSKSDVYSFGVLLLELLTGKCPSVVDSGGPGIGYSGVVDLPRWVQSVVREEWTAEVFDLELMRYRDIEEEMVGLLQIAMACTQAAPEQRPKMSYVVKMIEELRGVEVSASDDALESVSESPSASEDICRASE; this comes from the exons ATGGCGGCAAAACTAAAACCAAACCCTACagcttccttcttcttcttcttcaacctcctcctccaccactGCGCCGCCCACCCCGACGCCACCCCTCTCCTCACCTTCAAATCCACCGCCGACCCCTCCAACTCCCTCCTCACCTCCTGGAACTCCTCCTCCGACCCATGCACCTCCTGGCTCGGCGTCTCCTGCCTCCACAACCGCGTCGCCCACTTAATCCTCGAAAACTCCACCCTCCAAAACCCCCTCCCCCCCTCCCTCGCCTCCCTCATCCACCTCCGCGTCCTCAGCCTCAAGCAAAACCGCTTCACCGCTCCAATTCCCGACCTCTCCAACCTCACCTCCTTAAATCTCCTCTTCCTCTCCGAAAACCGCTTCTCCGGCGAGTTTCCGCCCTCGCTAATTTCACTCTCCAACCTCTACCGCCTCGATCTCTCCCGCAACCGCTTCTCCGGCGAAATCCCCCTCTCCGCCAACCGCCTCACGCATTTGCTTACCCTCCGCCTCGAGGAGAACTCCTTCTCCGGCGCAACTCCCGATTTACACTTGCCGAATTTGCATGAATTCAATGTTTCGGGGAATAATCTCACCGGAGCTATACCTAGCTCGTTTTCTAAATTTCCTGCGTCGTCGTTTTGGGGGAATCCGGCATTGTGCGGGCCGCCGCTGGAGAAATGTGGTGCAATTGCGTCGCCGGTGAGCCCTAAAACGACGGTCTCCTCCTCTCCGACTGCAATTCCGGTGGAGACTAACCCTAATTCACCAGCGAAAGCGAAGCACAAGG GTAAATTTAGCAACATTGCTATAATTGGTATTATAATTGGGGATTTATTTGTTCTAGGGTTAGTTTCTCTGCTTTTATATTGCTATTTCTGGAGGAACTATTCGAGTATGCTGAATTCGGAGAAGAGCAGTGTGCAAGCGGAGAAAATCGTGTATTCGTCGAGCCCGTACCCGAACCCGGCCCAGTCGGAGAGGGGGAAGATGGTGTTCTTCGACGGGGAGAGGAGGTTCGAGCTCGAGGACTTGCTGAGGGCGTCGGCCGAGATGCTGGGGAAGGGCGGGTTTGGGACGGCCTACAAGGCGATTTTGGACGACGGGAATGTGGTGGCGGTGAAGAGGTTGAAGGATTTGAATGTGGCCGGGAAGCGGGAATTTGAGCAGCAGATGGAGGTGTTGGGGCGGCTCCGCCACCCGAATTTGATCGGGTTGAAGGCGTACTACTTCGCTCGGGATGAGAAGCTGTTGGTTCATGAGTTCATGCCTAATGGGAACTTGTTTTGGCTACTTCATG GTAACCGAGGCCCGGGTAGGACTCCGTTGGACTGGACCACGAGGTTAAAGATCGCAGCAGGAGTAGCACGGGGTCTAGCCTTCATCCACAGCTCGGGGGCCCTCCTTAAGCTCGTGCACGGCAACATCAAGTCCACGAACGTCCTCATCGACAAGCTAGGCAACGCCAAGCTATCCGACTACGGCCTCTCGGTCTTCGCATCGCCCTCGTCCGCCCCTAAATCCAGCGGCTACCGCGCCCCGGAGGCAGCTCTGGACGGCCGGAAGCTGACCTCGAAATCCGATGTCTACTCGTTCGGGGTCCTACTGCTGGAGCTCCTGACCGGGAAATGCCCCTCGGTGGTCGACAGCGGCGGGCCGGGGATCGGGTACAGTGGGGTCGTCGATCTGCCGAGGTGGGTGCAGTCTGTGGTGAGGGAGGAGTGGACGGCCGAGGTGTTCGACCTGGAGCTCATGCGGTACAGGGATATCGAGGAGGAGATGGTGGGGCTGCTGCAGATCGCGATGGCGTGCACGCAGGCGGCGCCGGAACAGAGGCCGAAGATGAGCTATGTGGTGAAGATGATAGAGGAGTTGAGAGGGGTGGAGGTGTCGGCATCGGACGACGCGCTTGAGTCGGTGTCGGAGTCGCCGTCGGCGTCGGAGGATATCTGCAGAGCTAGTGAATGA
- the LOC125209401 gene encoding LEAF RUST 10 DISEASE-RESISTANCE LOCUS RECEPTOR-LIKE PROTEIN KINASE-like 1.1: MKLPNYLILSLLHSLIIITTASFHSHSKFLKSDPCGELSLTFLTDFRQVIRVSIAELYQNSEFNFSRLTDDFTLRFNVSSNCSECYFGGGQCFSNSTSEFYCNKDRHRNKRVLLIVAISAGGLLFLLCLLVSYMIWLLKRRVRGGYLRASKMSLETSKSDINGASSFFGIPIFSYTDLEAATNNFDPSRELGDGGFGTVYYGKLQDGREVAIKRLYEQNCRRMEQFMNEIEILTNLRHPNLVCLYGCTSRRSRELLLVYEYISNGTVADHLHGQKADVAPLPWPTRMRIAVETATALAYLHKSDIIHRDVKTDNILLDGNYHVKVADFGLSRLFPNNASHISTVPGGTPGYIDPEYHMCYQVTDKSDVYSFGVVLAELISSMPAVDVGRRTDEINLANLALMRIQRGAFHELADPSLGYNLDAEVTEMVTSVAEIAFRCLQLEKEMRPSMAEVLASLKDILSN, encoded by the exons ATGAAGCTTCCCAACTATCTGATTCTCTCTCTACTCCACtctctcatcatcatcactacTGCTTCATTCCATTCCCATTCCAAGTTCCTAAAGTCCGACCCTTGCGGAGAACTCAGTCTAACATTTCTCACCGATTTCCGTCAAGTGATTCGAGTATCGATAGCTGAGCTCTATCAGAATTCTGAATTCAACTTCAGTCGGTTAACTGATGATTTTACACTTAGGTTTAATGTTTCTTCTAATTGTTCTGAATGTTACTTTGGCGGAGGGCAGTGTTTTAGTAACTCCACTAGCGAGTTCTACTGCAATAAAG ACAGACACAGAAATAAGCGGGTGCTGCTGATAGTAG CCATATCTGCAGGTGGACTATTGTTTCTTCTATGCTTGTTGGTCTCCTACATGATCTGGCTGTTGAAGAGAAGGGTCCGTGGGGGCTACCTTCGCGCCTCTAAAATGTCTCTCGAGACCTCAAAGTCGGACATCAATGGTGCGAGCTCCTTCTTTGGCATCCCCATCTTCTCATACACAGACCTCGAAGCTGCCACCAACAACTTCGATCCTTCTAGAGAGCTCGGTGATGGAGGTTTCGGGACAGTATACTATG GGAAGCTACAAGATGGGAGGGAAGTCGCGATAAAGCGCCTCTACGAGCAGAACTGCAGAAGAATGGAGCAGTTCATGAACGAGATCGAGATTCTTACGAATTTAAGGCACCCGAATCTTGTCTGTCTGTATGGCTGCACTTCTAGGAGAAGCCGGGAGCTTCTGCTCGTGTACGAGTACATCTCCAATGGCACTGTTGCTGATCATCTGCACGGCCAGAAAGCCGACGTAGCGCCCCTCCCATGGCCTACTCGGATGAGGATTGCCGTTGAAACTGCGACCGCGTTGGCTTATCTCCACAAGTCGGACATAATCCACCGTGATGTCAAGACAGACAACATATTACTCGATGGAAACTATCACGTCAAAGTAGCTGATTTTGGGCTGTCGAGGCTGTTCCCGAACAATGCGAGTCATATCTCAACTGTCCCTGGAGGGACCCCAGGGTACATCGACCCCGAGTACCATATGTGCTACCAAGTGACGGATAAGAGCGATGTCTACAGCTTCGGTGTTGTCCTCGCTGAGCTCATTTCGTCTATGCCAGCTGTGGATGTAGGCAGGCGGACGGATGAGATCAACTTGGCCAACTTGGCGCTGATGAGGATACAGAGGGGTGCGTTTCATGAGCTGGCCGATCCGTCTCTCGGGTATAACCTCGACGCTGAAGTCACCGAGATGGTTACCTCAGTCGCGGAGATAGCGTTCCGGTGCCTGCAGCTCGAGAAGGAGATGAGACCTTCCATGGCTGAGGTGTTGGCTTCTCTCAAAGATATACTATCTAACTGA